One stretch of Lysobacter sp. TY2-98 DNA includes these proteins:
- a CDS encoding transporter, whose protein sequence is MQGLFQFLADNPYILLFLTVGLAVLVGKFSVKGYGLGMVAAAVVVGAALATWASTYGVKLQLDNFAKSLFYYLFMYGVGLRVGPAFFNSLKKDGITFTILAVICSFLGLGLVVLMSGPVFHLPPGAAGGVLAGSQTMSAAIGTAEMAMEQGAYKVPAGTTPEAVSAMIALGYGVTYIWGTVGIILVCKYLPRWWGVDAKKAARDYEAAHGVANVDDTGLTGYRPGGLRAYRVENPSTAGQSIAQFRSTYPQYRIVNVVRGDEVLGASTDIVLRQGDVVALGGRLEDLTSNLGLMGPELPDSKALNIALDQAEILVTEKSMDEKPLRSLAQTDFAGQLGVSRIERSGEAIPLGADTLIKRFDVLYVTGLKSAVEKAGALLGKVARQSTSTDLLTLSAGMVLGLLIGKINVPVGSFSVGLGNAGGLLLSGILVSSIVSRLRFFGSTPNAARNILEDLGLVTFIAIVGINAGATLLEQLTGSIAIKIFLAGFVASTIPPFITWAIGYHIFKINPAVLMGGVAGSRSHSGPAREAAKEIGSSVPWVGFPVGYAVSGVLYTVFGYFAMVLSQ, encoded by the coding sequence ATGCAAGGGCTCTTCCAGTTCCTCGCCGACAACCCCTACATCCTGCTGTTCCTCACAGTGGGATTGGCCGTTCTCGTCGGCAAATTCTCGGTCAAGGGATACGGACTCGGCATGGTCGCCGCGGCCGTGGTCGTCGGTGCGGCGCTTGCGACGTGGGCATCGACCTACGGCGTGAAGCTGCAACTCGACAACTTCGCGAAGTCGCTCTTCTACTACCTGTTCATGTATGGCGTGGGTCTGCGTGTCGGGCCCGCGTTCTTCAACAGCCTGAAGAAGGACGGCATCACGTTCACCATCCTCGCCGTGATCTGTTCGTTCCTCGGCCTGGGTCTCGTGGTGCTGATGTCGGGCCCGGTGTTCCATCTGCCGCCGGGTGCTGCGGGCGGCGTGCTGGCCGGTTCGCAGACGATGTCGGCGGCGATCGGCACCGCCGAAATGGCGATGGAACAAGGCGCGTACAAAGTGCCGGCCGGCACGACGCCCGAAGCGGTGTCCGCGATGATCGCACTGGGTTACGGCGTGACCTACATCTGGGGCACGGTCGGCATCATCCTCGTGTGCAAGTACCTGCCCCGCTGGTGGGGCGTGGATGCGAAGAAGGCGGCACGCGACTATGAAGCAGCGCACGGCGTCGCCAATGTCGACGACACCGGACTAACGGGCTACCGCCCGGGCGGCCTGCGTGCGTATCGGGTGGAGAACCCGTCGACTGCGGGCCAGAGCATCGCGCAGTTCCGCTCGACGTATCCGCAGTACCGCATCGTCAACGTCGTGCGCGGTGACGAGGTGCTGGGTGCATCGACGGACATCGTGCTGCGCCAAGGCGACGTCGTTGCACTCGGTGGACGCCTCGAAGACCTGACGTCGAACCTCGGCCTGATGGGCCCGGAACTGCCCGACTCGAAGGCGCTGAACATCGCGCTCGACCAGGCGGAAATCCTGGTCACCGAAAAGTCGATGGACGAGAAGCCGCTGCGCTCGCTCGCGCAGACCGACTTCGCGGGCCAGCTCGGTGTCAGCCGCATCGAACGCAGCGGCGAAGCGATTCCGCTCGGCGCCGACACGCTGATCAAGCGTTTCGACGTGCTGTACGTGACGGGCCTGAAGTCGGCCGTCGAAAAGGCTGGCGCACTGCTCGGCAAGGTCGCCCGGCAGAGCACGTCGACCGACCTGCTGACGCTGTCGGCCGGCATGGTGCTCGGTCTGTTGATCGGCAAGATCAACGTCCCCGTGGGCAGCTTCTCGGTCGGCCTCGGCAACGCGGGCGGCCTGCTGCTGTCGGGCATCCTGGTGTCGTCGATCGTGTCGCGCCTGCGCTTCTTCGGCAGCACGCCGAACGCAGCGCGCAACATCCTCGAGGACCTCGGCCTCGTCACGTTCATCGCGATTGTCGGCATCAACGCGGGCGCGACGCTGCTCGAACAACTGACGGGTTCGATCGCGATCAAGATCTTCCTTGCCGGCTTCGTGGCCAGCACGATCCCGCCGTTCATCACGTGGGCGATCGGCTACCACATCTTCAAGATCAACCCGGCGGTGTTGATGGGCGGCGTCGCGGGCTCGCGCTCGCACTCCGGTCCCGCACGCGAAGCCGCGAAGGAGATCGGCAGCAGCGTGCCGTGGGTGGGCTTCCCGGTCGGGTACGCGGTTTCCGGCGTGCTTTACACCGTGTTCGGCTACTTCGCGATGGTGCTGTCGCAGTGA
- a CDS encoding OprD family outer membrane porin, with amino-acid sequence MTRHRRAGLCRSIWITLAAMGALQATSAFAAEGRGAAPATMTAADLDALALAPHPLEPQASAATPGTTEPAIEENQEATGEGPPSSTEQGQTPLSESFGPKTHAAWVRETRRKAFQDTKADVQLRSYYLDRTKYDDSEIGAWALGGSAGFKTGYFREHFSFGSTVYASGKLWGPEEKDGTLLLKPGQHGYVALGEFYGEFLFTEDVKMTVGARAFDTPYINRNDSRMSPNTFTAAVVQGLHGGGDLPEVRWGAGYFDEIKERNADHFVSMAQDAGAPAGVKRGVFATGANYKYKGWSFGLIDYYSNDIINIFYTEGKYDLKLADKRKLTFALQYSDQQSTGDNLLKGRDFKAHQWGGKAELAWNNALFTTAFTSARGDTNMQNPWSGYPGYTSVQVEDFNRDGEDAWMVRAGYNFASVKGLSMYALYVNGSTPDAPGQFSRQESDFNVQWNVPEGPLKGLMVRLRYGQVAQDDPASQDLRDLRVMVYYDPPSL; translated from the coding sequence ATGACCAGGCATCGACGCGCCGGCCTGTGCCGGTCGATCTGGATCACGTTGGCTGCCATGGGCGCGCTGCAGGCGACGTCCGCCTTCGCGGCCGAAGGACGCGGCGCCGCACCTGCGACGATGACCGCAGCGGATCTCGACGCGCTGGCACTCGCGCCGCATCCACTCGAACCGCAGGCAAGCGCCGCAACACCGGGCACGACCGAACCTGCGATCGAAGAGAACCAGGAAGCCACCGGTGAAGGCCCGCCCTCCTCGACCGAACAGGGTCAGACGCCACTGTCCGAAAGCTTCGGCCCGAAGACGCATGCGGCGTGGGTGCGCGAGACGCGGCGCAAGGCGTTCCAAGACACCAAGGCCGACGTCCAGCTGCGCAGCTACTACCTCGACCGCACCAAGTACGACGACAGCGAGATCGGCGCGTGGGCGCTCGGCGGCTCAGCCGGTTTCAAGACCGGCTACTTCCGCGAACATTTCTCGTTCGGTTCGACGGTCTATGCGTCCGGCAAGTTGTGGGGCCCCGAAGAGAAGGACGGCACGTTGCTGCTGAAGCCGGGCCAGCACGGCTACGTCGCGCTGGGCGAGTTCTACGGCGAATTCCTGTTCACCGAAGACGTCAAGATGACGGTCGGTGCACGCGCCTTCGACACGCCGTACATCAACCGCAACGACAGCCGCATGTCGCCGAACACGTTCACGGCGGCGGTGGTCCAGGGCCTGCACGGCGGTGGCGACCTGCCCGAAGTGCGTTGGGGCGCGGGCTACTTCGACGAGATCAAGGAACGCAACGCGGACCACTTCGTGTCGATGGCGCAGGACGCGGGTGCACCGGCCGGTGTGAAGCGCGGTGTGTTCGCGACCGGTGCGAACTACAAGTACAAGGGCTGGTCGTTCGGCCTGATCGACTACTACAGCAACGACATCATCAACATCTTCTACACCGAAGGAAAATACGACCTCAAGCTCGCGGACAAGAGGAAACTGACGTTCGCGCTGCAGTACTCCGACCAGCAGAGCACCGGCGACAACCTGCTGAAGGGTCGCGACTTCAAGGCGCACCAGTGGGGCGGCAAGGCCGAACTCGCCTGGAACAACGCCCTGTTCACCACCGCGTTCACCAGCGCCCGCGGCGACACCAACATGCAGAACCCGTGGAGCGGTTATCCGGGCTACACCAGCGTGCAGGTGGAGGACTTCAACCGCGACGGCGAGGACGCGTGGATGGTGCGCGCCGGCTACAACTTCGCGAGCGTCAAGGGCCTGAGCATGTACGCGCTGTACGTCAATGGCAGCACACCGGACGCGCCCGGGCAGTTCTCGCGCCAGGAATCCGACTTCAACGTGCAGTGGAACGTGCCCGAAGGCCCGTTGAAGGGCCTGATGGTGCGCCTGCGCTACGGCCAGGTGGCCCAGGACGATCCGGCCAGCCAGGATCTGCGCGACCTGCGCGTCATGGTCTATTACGACCCGCCGTCGCTCTGA
- a CDS encoding DUF2950 domain-containing protein — translation MNTSIIKTQAVRVLVVAMLVASPLALAQQAYPTPEAGAQALVDALGNTQADANKLGAVLGSDWKTYVPAQGGPKRSDVDAFLAKYRQKHAFNAASADRSMLTVGDDGWVFPIPLVKKADGWHFDLASGAQEIRNRAIGRNELDVMQALRAYRDAQFDYANEDRDGDRVLEYAQKLISTDGKHDGLYWADDDSGEISPLGPLFGDERPKGDFLGYHYRILTGQGPSAPGGAYDYKLGDNMTRGFGLVAWPAEYGKSGVMTFTISQDGMIFERDLGKGTDAAARAMKTFDPDSGWKEMGDGTATK, via the coding sequence ATGAACACTTCAATCATCAAAACCCAAGCGGTGCGTGTGCTCGTCGTGGCGATGCTGGTGGCATCGCCGCTCGCCCTCGCGCAACAGGCGTATCCGACCCCGGAGGCCGGCGCGCAGGCGCTGGTCGACGCGCTCGGCAATACGCAGGCCGATGCGAACAAGCTGGGCGCCGTGCTCGGCTCCGACTGGAAGACGTACGTGCCGGCGCAGGGCGGGCCCAAACGTTCGGACGTCGACGCGTTCCTCGCCAAGTACCGGCAGAAGCACGCGTTCAACGCGGCCAGCGCGGACCGGTCGATGCTGACCGTCGGCGACGACGGCTGGGTGTTCCCGATCCCGCTGGTCAAGAAGGCCGACGGTTGGCACTTCGACCTGGCGTCGGGCGCGCAGGAAATCCGCAATCGCGCGATCGGTCGCAACGAACTCGACGTCATGCAGGCGCTGCGCGCCTACCGCGACGCGCAGTTCGACTACGCGAATGAGGACCGCGATGGCGACCGCGTGCTGGAGTACGCGCAGAAGCTGATCAGCACCGACGGCAAGCACGACGGCCTGTACTGGGCCGATGACGACAGCGGCGAAATCAGTCCCCTCGGACCGCTGTTCGGAGATGAGCGACCCAAGGGCGATTTCCTCGGCTACCACTACCGCATCCTGACGGGGCAGGGCCCGTCGGCGCCCGGTGGCGCGTACGACTACAAGCTCGGCGACAACATGACGCGCGGCTTCGGCCTCGTCGCCTGGCCGGCGGAGTACGGCAAGTCGGGCGTCATGACCTTCACCATCAGCCAGGACGGAATGATCTTCGAGCGTGACCTCGGCAAGGGCACGGATGCCGCGGCCCGCGCGATGAAGACCTTCGATCCCGACAGCGGCTGGAAGGAAATGGGCGACGGCACGGCAACGAAGTAG
- a CDS encoding SulP family inorganic anion transporter: MTARALLPYGWRDYRWRWLPRDAMAGITTAAVVLPQTLAYAALAGVPAYVGLYTACVPALVYAFVGTSRALSVSSTATVAMLTGAALTGVAPFANADELVRASATLSLLTGLMLVIAAVLRFGFLANFISAPVLTGFRAGVAIVVLIEQLPRLFGLHIRSGRRLQEVADMAMSLPDTSWATLALGATSVFGILAMQRRWPRLPSTLIAVMFGTTLSFAFDLGAHGVEVVGRVPVGLPSLVRPNTALIGELWPAAMGIALMSFIQSLAAAQSVVRAGEPYPNADVELRALGMAGVGGSLFGCLPASGATMPSTVNDGAGARSQLSGLFVALLALVAMEWLAPLLERIPNATLAAIAIVFTAHLISPREFAAIRAVRRTEFTWALVAMLGVVAFGALRGIVVAIVVSLMSLAYQTLRPRLHVLRRKPGTRRFRPQTPRTSDDEDVPGLLVLRPEGRLFFGNAAYFGERIQPLIAESKPRVILLDLRAVFDIEYTALMALTDAEAKQRAAGTDLWLAGMTPDVLETLRRAPLYATLGEGRIFASVADAIAAWDALPHDREAEVVLEDD; this comes from the coding sequence ATGACCGCGCGGGCGCTCCTGCCATACGGATGGCGCGACTATCGCTGGCGGTGGTTGCCACGCGACGCCATGGCGGGCATTACGACGGCGGCGGTCGTCCTGCCGCAGACGCTCGCCTACGCGGCGCTCGCCGGTGTTCCCGCCTACGTGGGTCTGTACACGGCGTGCGTCCCCGCGCTTGTATACGCGTTCGTCGGCACGTCGCGCGCGCTGAGTGTGAGCAGCACCGCAACGGTTGCGATGCTGACCGGCGCCGCGCTGACCGGGGTCGCGCCTTTTGCGAATGCGGACGAACTGGTGCGCGCGAGCGCCACGCTTTCGCTGCTCACCGGGCTGATGTTGGTGATTGCGGCCGTGCTGCGTTTCGGTTTCCTCGCGAACTTCATTTCGGCGCCGGTGCTGACGGGATTCCGTGCAGGCGTCGCGATCGTCGTTCTGATCGAACAGTTGCCGCGACTGTTCGGCCTGCACATCCGTTCCGGTCGTCGCCTGCAGGAAGTCGCCGACATGGCGATGTCGCTGCCCGACACCTCGTGGGCGACGCTGGCGCTGGGCGCGACGTCGGTGTTCGGCATCCTCGCGATGCAGCGCCGGTGGCCGCGACTCCCCTCCACGTTGATCGCGGTGATGTTCGGTACGACGCTGTCGTTCGCGTTCGACCTGGGCGCGCATGGCGTCGAAGTCGTTGGCCGTGTGCCGGTCGGTCTGCCCTCCCTCGTCCGGCCGAATACGGCGTTGATCGGCGAACTGTGGCCCGCTGCGATGGGCATCGCGCTGATGAGCTTCATCCAGTCCCTCGCGGCTGCGCAGAGCGTGGTGCGCGCGGGTGAGCCCTACCCGAACGCCGACGTGGAACTGCGCGCCCTGGGCATGGCCGGCGTCGGCGGGTCGCTGTTCGGCTGCCTGCCCGCAAGTGGCGCGACCATGCCGTCGACCGTCAACGACGGGGCCGGTGCGCGATCGCAGCTGTCCGGTTTGTTCGTCGCGTTGCTCGCGCTCGTGGCGATGGAGTGGCTGGCGCCCCTGCTCGAGCGCATCCCGAATGCGACGCTCGCGGCGATCGCGATCGTCTTCACTGCCCACCTGATCAGCCCGCGCGAGTTCGCTGCCATCCGCGCCGTGCGCCGCACGGAATTCACGTGGGCGCTGGTCGCGATGCTGGGTGTGGTCGCCTTCGGTGCGCTGCGCGGCATCGTGGTCGCGATCGTCGTGTCGCTGATGTCCCTCGCCTACCAGACGCTTCGGCCGCGCCTGCATGTCCTGCGTCGCAAGCCCGGAACGCGGCGCTTCCGGCCGCAAACGCCGCGTACATCGGACGACGAAGACGTCCCCGGTCTGCTTGTCCTACGCCCGGAAGGCCGCCTGTTCTTCGGCAATGCCGCCTACTTCGGCGAGCGCATCCAGCCGCTGATCGCCGAATCGAAGCCGCGCGTGATCCTGCTCGACCTGCGTGCCGTGTTCGACATCGAATACACCGCTTTGATGGCACTCACCGACGCCGAGGCCAAGCAGCGCGCGGCGGGGACCGACCTCTGGCTGGCCGGCATGACCCCCGACGTCCTCGAGACCCTTCGGCGCGCACCGCTGTACGCAACGCTTGGCGAAGGTCGCATCTTCGCGAGCGTTGCCGATGCGATCGCGGCGTGGGATGCCCTGCCCCACGACCGCGAGGCCGAGGTCGTGCTGGAGGACGACTGA
- the aqpZ gene encoding aquaporin Z codes for MTKKLAAEFLGTFWLVLGGCGSAVLAANFGGTGNPLGIGLLGVSLAFGLTVLTGAYALGRISGGHFNPAVSAGLWAGGRFPASQLVPYWIAQTLGGLVAGFVLWQIASGQAGFNVDPNSAGAFATNGYDEFSPGGYSMVAAALCEFVMTAMFVVVIMGATQGAAPAALAPVAIGFALTLIHLISIPVTNTSVNPARSTGVAVFVGGHALSQLAFFWIVPVAGGVVGGALYRWLGREGE; via the coding sequence ATGACGAAGAAGCTCGCCGCGGAATTCCTCGGCACGTTCTGGCTGGTTCTCGGTGGTTGCGGAAGCGCGGTACTCGCGGCCAATTTCGGTGGCACGGGCAACCCACTCGGCATCGGACTGCTCGGTGTATCGCTGGCGTTCGGCCTGACGGTACTCACCGGCGCCTACGCGCTCGGCCGCATCTCCGGCGGCCACTTCAATCCGGCCGTGAGTGCGGGCCTGTGGGCCGGCGGTCGCTTTCCGGCGTCGCAACTCGTGCCGTACTGGATCGCGCAGACGCTCGGCGGGCTCGTTGCCGGTTTCGTGCTGTGGCAGATCGCGAGCGGGCAGGCCGGCTTCAATGTCGACCCGAATTCGGCGGGTGCGTTCGCGACGAACGGGTACGACGAATTCTCGCCGGGCGGCTATTCAATGGTCGCCGCTGCGCTCTGCGAGTTCGTCATGACCGCGATGTTCGTTGTCGTGATCATGGGGGCCACGCAAGGTGCGGCGCCGGCCGCACTCGCACCGGTGGCGATCGGCTTCGCCCTGACACTGATCCACCTCATCAGCATTCCTGTCACCAACACCTCGGTGAACCCCGCGCGGTCGACGGGCGTCGCCGTGTTCGTCGGCGGCCATGCGCTGTCGCAGCTCGCGTTCTTCTGGATCGTGCCGGTCGCAGGCGGCGTGGTGGGCGGTGCGCTGTATCGCTGGCTGGGTCGGGAAGGGGAATGA
- a CDS encoding decarboxylase — MNDVAHTDTSGLSHVFSAALARADQWRELNALARAWADQRAASEHGERYRTQCRTLLGRITRLEFCWAYPGTRLLSALDAALDAGDASAFARLVQRISSTLLSGDYRRDDQAWDLAGDGDGTLLDTAPPDVTGSAQRPYFEVLIVTPTDPSTWMRAGEEMRRLRRPDDPFQYATVHVGSFEDAALAAMVNSNIQSVILVDGFQYASRHQIPDLKAYLARHIQIDQSAAGPGALSTRLARGLRNFRPELDLFLLTDRSPELLAGSDDAAPVRRVFHHVEEPMELHLALLDGIKDRYETPYFDNLKKYATRPIGTFHALPIARGKSVFSSNWIRDMGTFYGTNILFAESSATTGGLDSLLEPTGNIKKMMEATARAFGAKRAYLGTNGTSTSNKIVVQAICKPGDIVVVDRNCHKSHHYGFVLGGAQPYYVEAFPLTQYSMYGAVPLRTIKQALLNCKAEGKLDRVKVIDMTNCTFDGHMYNPKRVMEECLAIKPDLVFLWDEAWFGFARFSPFHRRRTAMGAAAALSEKYRSEAYREQYKAWKAKHADVDDKELLETHCLPDPDKVRIRVYQTNSTHKSMSAFRQGSMMLVWDDDFHKVEGPFEEAFFAHTSTSPNLQLIASLDLARRQMELEGYALTIQMTDLALRLRKTINTHPLISKYFKVATPEDMIPAEFRQSGLTDYGPPNASWAETLEAWDEDEFALDPTRLTLVCGSAGFDGTQFKGMLAERFDIQINKTSRNSILVQTNINNTHSDAALLIKALADMSREIEARLSDGGESGQAQFASRVKSLMTDVPDLPNFSRFHDAFRDDAKGTSNEGHMRPAFFMAYDEDNCEFVRLNSDEIDRRLKDGPPMVSANFVIPYPPGFPIMVPGQVISDDTIAYMRKLDVKEIHGYHAAQGIKMLKPDVLANWSASATQ, encoded by the coding sequence ATGAACGACGTTGCACACACCGATACCAGCGGCCTGTCGCATGTCTTCTCCGCCGCGCTCGCGCGTGCCGACCAGTGGCGTGAACTCAATGCCCTCGCCCGTGCATGGGCCGATCAACGCGCCGCCAGCGAACATGGCGAGCGCTACCGCACCCAGTGCCGCACGCTGCTGGGGCGCATCACGCGCCTGGAGTTCTGCTGGGCGTATCCCGGCACGCGCCTGCTGTCGGCCCTCGACGCCGCACTCGATGCGGGCGACGCCAGCGCGTTCGCGCGACTCGTGCAGCGCATTTCGTCGACGCTGCTGTCCGGTGACTATCGCCGCGACGACCAGGCCTGGGATCTTGCGGGCGATGGTGACGGCACGCTGCTCGACACCGCGCCGCCGGACGTGACCGGCTCCGCGCAGCGGCCGTATTTCGAGGTGCTGATCGTCACACCGACCGATCCGTCGACATGGATGCGCGCGGGCGAGGAAATGCGCCGCCTGCGCCGTCCGGATGACCCGTTCCAGTACGCGACGGTGCATGTCGGCAGCTTCGAGGATGCCGCGCTGGCCGCGATGGTGAACTCGAACATCCAGAGCGTGATCCTGGTCGATGGCTTCCAGTACGCGTCGCGTCACCAGATTCCGGATCTCAAGGCTTATCTCGCGCGCCATATCCAGATCGACCAGAGCGCGGCCGGCCCCGGTGCGTTGTCGACGCGCTTGGCGCGCGGGCTGCGCAACTTCCGCCCCGAACTCGATCTGTTCCTGCTCACCGACCGTTCGCCCGAACTGCTCGCCGGTAGCGACGACGCCGCGCCTGTGCGCCGCGTGTTCCACCACGTCGAAGAGCCGATGGAGTTGCACCTCGCCCTCCTCGACGGCATCAAGGACCGTTACGAGACGCCCTACTTCGACAACCTGAAGAAGTACGCGACGCGCCCGATCGGCACCTTCCACGCACTGCCGATCGCGCGCGGCAAGTCCGTGTTCTCATCGAACTGGATCCGCGACATGGGCACGTTCTACGGCACCAACATCCTGTTCGCCGAGTCGTCCGCGACGACCGGCGGCCTGGATTCGCTGCTGGAACCAACCGGCAACATCAAGAAGATGATGGAAGCCACCGCACGCGCGTTCGGCGCGAAGCGGGCCTACCTCGGCACCAATGGCACGTCGACGTCGAACAAGATCGTCGTTCAGGCCATCTGCAAGCCCGGCGACATCGTCGTCGTCGATCGCAACTGCCACAAATCGCACCACTACGGCTTCGTGCTCGGCGGCGCGCAGCCCTACTACGTCGAAGCCTTCCCGCTGACGCAGTACTCGATGTACGGGGCGGTGCCGCTGCGCACGATCAAGCAGGCGCTGCTGAACTGCAAGGCCGAAGGCAAGCTCGACCGCGTCAAGGTCATCGACATGACCAACTGCACCTTCGACGGGCACATGTACAACCCGAAGCGGGTGATGGAGGAATGCCTCGCCATCAAGCCTGACCTCGTCTTCCTGTGGGACGAAGCCTGGTTCGGTTTCGCACGCTTCAGCCCGTTCCATCGTCGCCGCACGGCGATGGGTGCCGCGGCCGCGCTGTCGGAGAAATACCGCAGCGAGGCGTATCGCGAGCAGTACAAGGCGTGGAAGGCCAAGCACGCGGACGTCGACGACAAGGAATTGCTGGAGACGCACTGCCTGCCCGACCCCGACAAGGTGCGCATCCGCGTCTATCAGACGAATTCGACACACAAGTCGATGTCGGCTTTCCGTCAGGGCTCGATGATGCTGGTGTGGGACGATGACTTCCACAAGGTCGAAGGCCCGTTCGAGGAGGCGTTCTTCGCGCACACGTCGACGTCGCCGAACCTGCAGCTGATCGCGTCGCTCGATCTCGCGCGTCGTCAGATGGAACTCGAAGGCTATGCGCTGACCATCCAGATGACGGATCTCGCGCTGCGTCTTCGCAAGACGATCAACACGCATCCGCTGATCTCGAAGTACTTCAAGGTCGCGACGCCTGAAGACATGATCCCGGCGGAGTTCCGCCAGTCGGGCCTCACCGACTACGGCCCGCCGAATGCATCGTGGGCGGAGACGCTGGAGGCATGGGACGAGGACGAGTTCGCGCTCGATCCGACGCGCCTCACGCTCGTCTGCGGCTCGGCCGGTTTCGACGGCACGCAGTTCAAGGGCATGCTGGCCGAGCGCTTCGACATCCAGATCAACAAGACGTCGCGCAACAGCATCCTCGTGCAGACCAACATCAACAACACGCACAGCGATGCGGCGTTGCTGATCAAGGCACTGGCCGACATGTCGCGCGAGATCGAAGCGCGCCTGTCGGATGGCGGCGAATCCGGGCAGGCGCAGTTCGCCTCACGCGTGAAGTCGCTGATGACCGACGTGCCCGATCTTCCAAACTTCAGCCGGTTCCACGACGCGTTCCGCGACGATGCGAAAGGCACGAGCAACGAAGGCCACATGCGCCCCGCGTTCTTCATGGCCTACGACGAGGACAACTGCGAGTTCGTGCGCCTCAACAGCGACGAGATCGATCGTCGGCTGAAGGATGGGCCGCCCATGGTGTCGGCGAACTTCGTCATCCCCTACCCGCCCGGCTTCCCGATCATGGTGCCGGGGCAGGTCATCTCCGACGACACGATCGCTTACATGCGCAAGCTCGATGTCAAGGAAATCCACGGCTACCACGCGGCACAGGGCATCAAGATGCTGAAGCCCGACGTGCTCGCGAACTGGTCCGCGTCCGCCACCCAGTAA
- a CDS encoding DUF3300 domain-containing protein has product MAFAFVLLAAVPGGFATAAPQSSSSSASSGSAVFSSAELDQMLAPIALYPDSLLAQVLMASTYPGEVADAVAWSKANPNAKGDDAVKQVASKPWDPSVQALVAFPQVLASLGQNNDWVTRLGDAFLAEPDRVTQSIQRLRAEAQKAGTLKSSEQQTVKTEAVSGGSSPTAIVIESNDPDVIYVPSYDPSWAYPGYGWGAYPPYYYPPPAYWYPGAALGAGIMFGIGVGIVGGLWGDWDWGGGDINIDVDRYNNFERNVNREANRGDRQANRDTRRGERQAGDNKFRHDSAHREGTPYRDQGTRDRFEGQRQTADNRFRGDDAQRSQQREQARQSMDRAGMERPARSNADAQNRARATASDRSFQNRQSGSPPGSGRDSFQQRGQSNMGSRDAARNSGAFNTGSSRGDAFSGASGGMRDTSAASSRGRSSSSSMSRGGGSYGGSRGGGASRSMSRPPVSRGGGGRRR; this is encoded by the coding sequence GTGGCCTTCGCCTTCGTGCTGCTCGCCGCTGTACCGGGCGGCTTCGCGACCGCCGCGCCACAGTCGTCCAGTTCGAGCGCGAGCTCGGGCAGCGCCGTGTTCTCGAGTGCCGAGCTCGACCAGATGCTCGCGCCGATCGCGCTGTATCCCGATTCCCTGCTCGCGCAGGTGTTGATGGCCTCGACGTACCCGGGCGAGGTCGCCGATGCCGTCGCGTGGTCCAAGGCCAACCCCAATGCCAAGGGCGACGACGCGGTGAAGCAGGTCGCGAGCAAGCCGTGGGATCCGAGCGTGCAGGCGCTGGTCGCGTTTCCCCAGGTGCTGGCGTCGCTCGGCCAGAACAATGACTGGGTGACGCGTCTCGGTGACGCGTTTCTCGCCGAGCCGGACCGCGTCACGCAGTCGATCCAGCGCCTCCGTGCGGAAGCGCAGAAGGCGGGCACGCTGAAGTCGAGCGAGCAGCAGACAGTGAAGACGGAAGCCGTCAGCGGCGGCTCCAGCCCCACCGCGATCGTGATCGAGTCGAACGATCCGGACGTCATCTACGTACCGAGCTACGACCCGAGCTGGGCCTATCCCGGTTACGGCTGGGGCGCGTATCCGCCGTACTACTACCCGCCGCCGGCCTACTGGTATCCGGGCGCCGCGCTCGGCGCCGGCATCATGTTCGGCATCGGCGTCGGCATCGTCGGCGGCCTGTGGGGCGACTGGGACTGGGGTGGCGGCGACATCAACATCGACGTCGACCGTTACAACAACTTCGAGCGCAACGTGAACCGCGAAGCGAATCGTGGCGATCGACAGGCGAATCGCGATACCCGCCGCGGCGAACGCCAGGCCGGCGACAACAAGTTCCGGCACGACAGCGCGCATCGCGAAGGCACGCCGTACCGCGACCAGGGCACGCGCGACCGCTTCGAAGGCCAGCGCCAGACAGCCGACAACCGTTTCCGCGGCGATGACGCACAGCGCTCGCAACAGCGCGAACAGGCGCGGCAGTCGATGGATCGCGCCGGCATGGAGCGTCCGGCACGCAGCAACGCCGATGCACAGAACCGCGCACGCGCGACGGCGAGCGATCGCAGCTTCCAGAACCGGCAGAGCGGAAGTCCGCCCGGCAGCGGGCGCGACAGCTTCCAGCAACGCGGGCAGAGCAACATGGGTTCACGCGATGCCGCGCGCAACAGCGGCGCGTTCAACACGGGTTCGTCGCGTGGTGACGCGTTCTCGGGCGCTAGCGGTGGCATGCGCGACACGAGCGCGGCGTCGAGCCGCGGCCGTTCGAGCAGCAGCTCGATGTCGAGGGGTGGCGGGTCGTACGGCGGATCGCGCGGTGGTGGCGCGTCACGCTCGATGAGCCGGCCGCCGGTAAGCCGTGGTGGCGGAGGACGTCGTCGATGA